A part of Candidatus Sulfotelmatobacter sp. genomic DNA contains:
- a CDS encoding GntG family PLP-dependent aldolase translates to MSELPIVDLRSDTVTRPTTAMRRAMAEAEVGDDVFGDDPTVQELERRVAALAGKEAALYVPSGTMGNQLAVASQTEPGDEVLLESESHIFFYEQGGIAANSGCLAHIVRGERGVIPARALLQSLRGEDDHVAHLRLVCAENTHNRAGGAIVPLAALRELGAAARERGVRVHLDGARLWNASVATGIPIAEWAACADTVMMCFSKGLGAPIGSILVGSAEVVRRARRLRKRFGGGMRQVGILAAACLHALDHHVERLAEDHARTRRLAAAWRSIPGVRVVEPDTNILFVELQHPALDPASILSELESRGIRMSKYGPKLLRAIVHLDVDDAGLERAARAFQAAIGARLEQATAR, encoded by the coding sequence ATGAGCGAACTGCCGATCGTCGATCTCCGCAGCGACACCGTCACTCGTCCGACCACCGCCATGCGTCGCGCCATGGCCGAAGCCGAGGTCGGCGACGACGTGTTCGGCGACGATCCCACGGTGCAGGAGCTGGAGCGTCGGGTCGCCGCGCTGGCCGGCAAGGAGGCGGCGCTGTATGTGCCGAGCGGCACCATGGGCAATCAGCTGGCGGTCGCGAGCCAGACCGAGCCGGGCGACGAGGTGCTGCTCGAATCCGAAAGCCACATCTTCTTCTACGAGCAGGGCGGGATCGCCGCCAACTCCGGCTGTCTCGCGCATATCGTGCGCGGGGAGCGCGGCGTGATCCCGGCGCGGGCGCTGTTGCAGTCGCTGCGGGGCGAGGACGACCACGTCGCGCATCTGCGGCTGGTGTGCGCGGAGAACACCCACAACCGCGCCGGCGGCGCCATCGTGCCGCTGGCCGCGCTTCGCGAGCTGGGCGCTGCGGCGCGCGAGCGCGGGGTGCGGGTGCACCTCGACGGTGCGCGCCTGTGGAACGCGAGCGTCGCGACCGGCATCCCGATCGCGGAATGGGCGGCGTGCGCCGACACGGTGATGATGTGCTTCTCCAAGGGGCTCGGCGCCCCGATCGGCTCGATTCTGGTGGGCTCGGCCGAAGTGGTTCGCCGCGCGCGCCGGCTGCGCAAGCGCTTCGGCGGCGGCATGCGCCAGGTCGGGATTCTCGCCGCCGCGTGCCTGCACGCGCTCGACCACCACGTCGAGCGGCTGGCCGAGGATCACGCGCGCACGCGCCGGCTGGCGGCGGCGTGGCGATCGATTCCCGGCGTGCGCGTGGTGGAGCCCGACACCAATATCCTGTTCGTCGAGCTGCAGCATCCCGCGCTCGACCCCGCCTCGATCCTCTCCGAGCTCGAATCGCGCGGGATCCGCATGTCCAAGTACGGGCCCAAGCTGCTGCGCGCCATCGTCCACCTCGACGTGGACGATGCCGGACTGGAGCGCGCCGCGCGCGCGTTCCAGGCCGCGATCGGCGCGCGCCTCGAACAGGCGACCGCACGCTGA
- a CDS encoding HU family DNA-binding protein, whose protein sequence is MSRPRGSPRPDPPGLRQPEESRKALEKNCLDRFSIPLLASHLHETRPSYRSTRPSRASGLQEVAMTKADIVDQIAERTGLTKKDVAETVDSFLNAVARALASGHHIEIRGFGTFRVKDRKARIARNPRTGEPVPVDPRKVPVFKVSKELKDMVSQG, encoded by the coding sequence GTGAGCCGACCGAGGGGAAGCCCCCGGCCTGACCCGCCCGGCCTCCGGCAACCCGAGGAATCCCGCAAGGCCTTGGAAAAAAACTGCCTTGACCGGTTTTCGATCCCCTTGCTAGCCTCGCATTTGCACGAGACGCGTCCGTCATACCGGTCGACGAGACCGAGCCGAGCGTCGGGGCTTCAGGAGGTCGCAATGACCAAAGCGGATATCGTGGACCAGATCGCCGAACGCACCGGCCTCACCAAGAAGGACGTGGCCGAGACCGTGGACTCCTTTCTCAACGCCGTGGCCAGGGCTCTCGCCAGCGGCCATCACATCGAGATCCGGGGGTTCGGGACGTTCCGCGTGAAGGATCGCAAGGCGCGCATCGCGCGCAACCCGAGAACCGGCGAGCCGGTGCCCGTGGATCCGCGCAAGGTCCCGGTGTTCAAGGTCTCGAAAGAGCTGAAGGACATGGTTTCACAGGGCTAG
- a CDS encoding zinc metallopeptidase — protein sequence MPFMFGFDPTWALLIPAMIFAFWAQWRVQHTYQKWAQVRAANGLTGRQMAQSIMQRNGISDVQVQPVGGTLSDHYDPRNKTVSLSAPIYQGDSISSIAVAAHEVGHVLQHAQGYALLNLRSAMAPVVGFASMAAFPLFFIGLFFRIPGISPMLMDLGILFFSAAVVFHLVTLPVEFDASKRALAQLTSSGAVMPQEVAGAKQVLDAAALTYVAAAAMAALQLIRLILIRDSRR from the coding sequence ATGCCTTTCATGTTCGGTTTCGATCCGACCTGGGCGCTGCTGATCCCGGCGATGATCTTCGCCTTCTGGGCGCAGTGGCGGGTCCAGCACACCTATCAGAAATGGGCGCAAGTGCGCGCGGCGAATGGTTTGACCGGCCGCCAGATGGCGCAGAGCATCATGCAGCGGAACGGCATCAGCGACGTTCAGGTGCAGCCGGTCGGCGGCACGCTCAGCGACCACTACGACCCGCGGAACAAGACCGTGTCGCTGTCCGCACCGATCTATCAGGGGGACTCGATCTCCTCGATCGCGGTGGCGGCCCACGAAGTCGGCCACGTGCTCCAGCACGCGCAGGGGTACGCCTTGCTCAACCTGCGGTCGGCGATGGCGCCGGTGGTCGGATTCGCGAGCATGGCGGCGTTCCCGCTGTTCTTCATCGGCCTGTTCTTCCGCATCCCGGGAATTTCTCCGATGCTCATGGATCTCGGCATCCTGTTCTTCAGCGCCGCGGTGGTGTTCCATCTGGTGACGCTGCCGGTCGAGTTCGACGCTTCGAAGCGCGCGCTCGCCCAGCTCACCTCGAGCGGCGCCGTGATGCCTCAGGAAGTCGCCGGCGCCAAGCAGGTCCTGGACGCGGCAGCTCTGACTTACGTGGCCGCCGCGGCGATGGCGGCGCTGCAGCTGATTCGGCTGATCCTGATCCGCGACAGCCGGCGCTAG